From the genome of Anopheles funestus chromosome 2RL, idAnoFuneDA-416_04, whole genome shotgun sequence:
CAAATAACTTTACTCTGCATGCTGCAGCTTCTTTTACGGTGTCCTCATGCTCACTTGCTGGAGCATTAGAGCTCCACGCTCGATCCTGTGGTCTTTTGAAGTTGAAGAATGCATATCGACTGCCAAACCgattggaaaaatggaaagtggCCAAAGCTCCATTCCACAGAACCGTCCCAAACAGTGTGGAATGTTCGATTAATAACACTTCCATACCCAACACACAAACTTCCAATCTTTTCTTTACCCACGCAGCACGAACACTGCTCAAGAAATTTATGTTCTGAGTCAGACATTACCGAAGCCAGAAATATTCGTTACTCTTTGCGTTACTCTACAAACTAACCTTCACAATATTAATCTGCCATCGAACGATACTAACACTAACCAAATTCTGAACCCCAAAACACAAATTAATACCACCCACAAGGTAAATTTTTACAAACCGCTTCCGACAGAGTGTTCGTGTTTGACAATTAGAACCGCACCGATTAGTTTCGTCCATCCGGTGTGTGGAGTTGCTTATGAGGAAGAGAGCTCACCCGACGCAATAAATGTTCAggaatacaaaaagaaaaatttattcaGTTACTTGTACATAAAACAAGGGCAGTTTTGGGAGTTACCACTTCATCACTTTTGTAACAAATCCAACGTGTCGGCAATGTCGCCCTTACGGCTATGACCACAAGCAGCTACCAGTAGATGTACTGCGGCTTCCACCGTTCGTCGTACGTCCTCCGGTGTTCCGATGGCCGGATTTACCTCCACCAAATCGACCGCTGCCAACCGGCCCGTTCCATACGCCTCCTCCATGATGTAGATACCCTCACGAAGCGTCAAACCACCGCGCACGCTCGTACCGGTACTGGGGGCTTCCAACACATCCAATGAATCGATGTCATAGCTCACATGCAGACTTCGTTCACCTTCCGGATCGATACGCTCCAGCGCCATGCGCATCACCTCCCGTATGCCGTACTTCTCCACCTCACGCATACCGAACGCATTGATGCCAAACTTCTCGATGATCGCACGCTCGTACGGGTCCACCGATCTTAAACCGATGTAGGCGAGATTCTTAATCGAGATGATCGGTTCCTGCCAGTCCATGCCCGGAATGTACGGCCAATAATCGCACAGCTCACGTGCAAGCAATGCTACCGGCATACCGTGAATGTTTCCCGACGGTGAAGTTGAGTTGGTATTCAAATCTGCATGAGCATCCACCCAAATCACGGCCACATCTTTGCTATGATGCAAATGGCCATCGATAGAACCGATCGCGATCGCATGATCGCCTCCGAGCGTGATGCACAACCGATCGTCATCCAATACCTCCGTCACCTGATGTGACAAATGTCGGCTGCAGCTAGCCACATGTTCCAGCTTCTTCATGTTGCCCACCTTGCGACCGTTGAAGTTGAGCGCCTCGTACTGAATGTCACCAAAATCCTTAATGTTCAGCTTGGGCGATATCTCCTGAATATGGTCAATAAGACCCGCATCTCGGATCGCTTTCGGACCTAGCCCGACTCCCTTCTTTCGCTGTCCCTTATCAAACGGCACACCAACGATTCCGATTCGCTCGTAATTGATCTTCTTCGGTTTGATCGTCGCAAAAGACGGATCCTTCGACGAGGTACAATAACTGCTAACCGATGTCCCAAAGGCACGGCACGCCAACCTCGCCAATGCTATCCGTGGCAACATTTATGAACACTGTTTTTAGTTACTTAGCAGAGAGCACACACTCTCCCAATGGTTTTGAGAAGACTGAATTGACATGAGCCAAAATCGAAACAGTTCGTTTCTAATCACATGACGGCGATAACCTTGCCCTTGAACAAACGAATCTCGACACGCTTATCTCCCGACAGGAACGATGCTTGTTCCATGGGCTCGCTCGCTGTTGTTTGCGACTGTCACTTTCACTTCGTGTGGACGAGGAAGTGTAGACCCGGCAAGAAGGCTAAGCTGAGCTGAAATAGTTGCGTGCGAGATAGCGTGTGGAACAGAAGCGTTTTGCCCGATCAGTGACGaaactgtgttttgtttggttattaTGTTCGATTATTTTCTAGATTGTGTTCTACGCCATGCTACGCGTGCAAAAGAGCTATTTTCGACTGCGTCTTAAAATTCTAGTTCATTGACTGATGGAatcgtgttttgctttttagtCGTGAGGGTTATCAAACCTTGAATGGACACCTGAAAGCTGCGAATACCGAAAATACTGGATCATGTACAGGCAACAGGGTTGAACAGCATTACTCCGAGAATGTTGGCCATTAACGCACCACGAACgtcattttcttccttccataTGCTTTAAAAGTCGGCAGCAatattcttctattttcttggcctgctcatggtcgagcatgTCGCAGAGTTATGGTCTGTtctccaatccgtttccaaGAAACTCGGTCCAGCGCTGCAGTCCTCCTTTCACGGCTGCATCTCCGATCTCCGGTTCGTccccacctgatccagccaacgggTTCGTTGTACTCCCCTACGTCTCGCTGACGAaaggtggggcatgagtccagcatcctcatcacgtgccccagccatcgtttCTTTGACAACCGTCAGAATATGTGCACCGCCAAACGGCTCAGCCAGCTCATAGTTCATTCTCCACACgtcctgctcgcacacaccgccaaagatagttcTTAGCAcacgccgttcgaaaataacAAGTTGATCTTCTGGATCGCTAGAGTTTGTCGAGCCCGCAGTAGGCACGAATTCCCGGAACATTGCGCCTTCGGATAACGCTGCTCATGCTGTTGCCCGAAGTTActatcgtaccaaggtagcagaactcctctaccaccgcGAGaccgtcgccgtcaactgatactctgctcccggaTCGCGGTCTATCACGGtaagagcctccggcaagcaggtactttgtcttcgtcgcattgatcctcaatccaattctatcGACTTCTTACTCGAAGTCAGATTAAGCACCGTTAAAAACAGACTTGTGAAACGTATTAGTAACAGTAACATCACCAATGAAACTGGAGTTGTCGAACCCCTATTCTTGAACGATATCACCAAATGATCGACAGTTAAGTTATGCAGAACTTTCATTCAACAGCAGTTCCGAAAGTCACCAACAAGTAACACATGTTTGGACTTCTTGctacagtttttttgttaagatgGAGTAAAGTCAACCAATGATCAAACTTTCATTCTATTTCAGATCCTCCAGAGATGCCACGAGCAATTGATGATTGACTGGCATGATTTTATAGACTTTGTCTCAGTATACGATACAATACATCAGATCGAGCTATGAAATAGCATACAGACGAATTGATTTCAAGCAAGCACAGTTATTGGGTTACAATGTATAGAGTGTTTGGTGAGAAGATCGTATCAAATATTCAAGTCAGGGAACATGGATGAACTCTTCAGTTTGGTATTTAGTATAGCTCGGGAGGTTGTCATGCAAAGTAGGGTTTCGTCTTTCGGAACACAACATTTACTCATTAATACCAATTTCTGCGTTTCACATAAAGAATTATATTTGGACCGTGAATGATCCCTGACCGTGAATGGGATATAGACGGAAAAAATAGTCGATGGCGATTTGTCTGGCTTGCGATGGCGGAACAGTTCCACGAACTTGCTGCTATTTTTAGTTATAGACAGAATAGTTATAGTCAGTATTTACTTACAGACAAAATAGTACCATTGTGTTCCTGCTATTGATTTTACCTAGACGAACCGGAGAGAAGGACCACAGGATTGAACAGAATTTCGTGGAACCGGATTAATACACAGACATTTCAACAAATCGTGCTCAACCGTAAGCCAATTGAGATGTAAGCGTTTTCAGTAATTATTCTTTTAAACTATTTCATGTTCACATCACGCTTTTCTGTACCATTGAGCAACGACTATGCTCACACGGCATTTCAATTTGCCTGAATGAGTATGCAACCGCTGTCTGTGTTCATTTCGAACATTGCTTTATTATTCAACAAATACTTTCCAAAAAAGACAACACATTTCAACGGCTAGCAATATTCCCACCGGTGCTCATCATCACTCACTACGAAATGGAATCAACCTCCTTGTTTCCGGCTCGTAGCAGATCATTTATATTTCAACAGAACACAACACTACATGTGTCTTCCGTTTCGAATCTTCAACGATCTCGTCCCAATACTCGCTGGGTGGATTAATCAAGAGCAAAATACAAGGAGACACACGATAGCAGTAAACACAGTAATGATTTCCCGTGACGTACCTTCCGCAAAGAAAGTGTTCCGCAGCATCAAACATAACTTCATCCTGTCTGGCACAGTGCGACATTTGTACCACCGAAGCATCACACAAGCATCGTGTCAGTCAATCGGCAGTGAAGCACCTAAATAAGATGCTTCCATAAAGCatctaattaaaattgatttccaTTATAATTAGTTCTAATTAAGCTGTACCAACAAAACAGTTACCCTTTAGTTGGGTGAAAATTcgacaaaagaaaacagccCGACAGTGGTTTTGGGTGTGATTTTTCTTCCTGACGGCACGAGATGGCGACAAGTCATGGCACGCAGTCGGCTGGAGACTGCATCCAGCCGTTGACTAATGTTAGTTCTTGgggtgttgttgtgtttgtttccttaAAATGTTtagcagaataaaaaaaaagataaaacactACTTCGCTTACTAGCAAGCGAGTTCCAAGAAGCTGTCTAGGGTAAGATAAGGAAGACAGCACAGCCAGTCTCAAACGTTCCCTATCTTCCACTCGACTGTGTCAGACTGTTTGGATTGATTATTGACAGAACACTAAGCACCATTTGCTTGGATTGCTCGCTATAGTATCTTTGTGCGCAAACAGTTGTCTTCGCTGGAATCATCTCCTTCGGGAGACGGTACCGCATCGAACGTTAATGATTGCAATCTGGACGCTGGTGCGCCCCGTGCTGCCAATGTTACAAATGAAGTGCAAATCGTTCAACCTACCCCAGCCGGCTTTTCAAAACCACCGTGAATGAGTGCTTTTGAAAAGCTTCCTTTCCAGCCATTATGGAAGCATTTAAAGAGTACGCAAACCTTTCATTATATAGCAAACCCTTTACTCGAGCGGTTCCTGCATTCGTAAATGTCCTATTGCTGCTGTCTAACCAAGGGTTAAACCATTAATTAAAACACTCGATTAGAATACAATTTAATCTCAATGGTACAACAAACCATTGTTCAGGTTTTACGCACAATcatcacatttttttccagCAGCTTTTAATCtactttttcactttccattcGCAATGATTCGCCCAAAAACCCAATCTCAAGTGTTCCGATTCATGCTCCGGCCCTGGTGAAAGACATGCGGTGAACCGTGTTGATTTTTCCCACTTGTTTCGTCCGCTACGGTAGGTACAGATGAGTTTGATGTTGGTGAACATTACGGGAATGATGAAAATATgattatcattttaatttaatcttcCCATTCatatgcacacatacaaacacacacatacagtcaCTTGAACGCATTTACCACTCTGTACGGATCATGGCCACGGCAGAGGCCGCCATGTTGATCCTCGGTGTGCAAGAATGAAGCGACAGAAATAtcatattgttttgctttttttgtgttatcgttttaatttcaaacgatACCCAAAAAATACGACAAACCGTCTCCCCTTCTTGGTATGGACACACACGTACAACCGCGTGGTGTGCGTGGTGTGCACAAAAATGAGACCAAAGTTAAATACTCATTTCGTACGTACTATTCGCGAAATACACACGTGGACAGGGAATGTACCTGGTTGCCTGCTTGTCACCCCTACAACACACTTCCTACTCGTTCGAAAGTGATGTGAACTTGATTAAAATTTGCTACCCCGGATATTCCCCACCATCCCTGATCGCCGAAACGACACatcagaaaagaaaagcatgaaAATTCAAACCCGttgacatacacacactcggCACGCTTTTCCCTGGTGCTTGGTCACAGCGAGAAAGCGAatgcaaatatttgatttCACTCACATGTTCGGCAAACTTTCGGTAGGCAGTTAAAATTCACGTACACCAAAATCACGATGTGATTATATTACACACGGCACGCAAGCACGCACGCGGGTGGATCAgatcacattttgtttttaatgatttGCCTCATAATTAATTAAGGTTTCATTTGACGGTAAGCTGCTTTCCGTGGTAAGCATTTTTTGTAACATTCGTTTGCGTTCCAAAAACGAAACCGACGCACGTAGAACATTTAATTCGTACACAAGCGGAAAGCAATCGGTAagtgttttctttaaaattcaataaaaaatctattaaagGACAATGCGTTTTCAAACCACTTTTTCTCCTCAGTAggattgaaaatttaatatttttgaatttttatttgtgtttctcAAACATGCTGTACCtttcaaaataattgaagttttttttattattcaaataaaatttcctGGGCGGCCCGTTATTATATgtaataaacggcgccagtaccacacgacaggaccgggtatcaaatcccaaccGAACCGTCCTCCCGATTGAATATACAGCTACGCGGTAAAACTAAGTCTTGATTCAGCCTGGTcattcttaagaagcaaaaacaaagtttactaaatattttctcaaaaaaaaaatcctaaaatctttaaattattattatgttttttttgtaagatttacttcaacttttttttcacaagtGCAGTTCACTCACTACGCAAGTTTACTTAAATTCGGTTTTCAACAGCTAAACAAACATCTATTTCACATCCTCATGTACAGGGTGTTTGTGGTGCTATCGTACACATAAAAGCATATTCAATATTTATCTCGAGTTTGTctaggcaaaataaaaaaaaagtcatatCGTTTCTTTAATATTGACCTTCACTCGCATAGATGTTAGATCCCAAtggaaaaagaagcaaaacaaaatcaaaaatattttttccaattttgcatGCTATCgcaaatattaacaaaaactCACCCGAGACGGGATCAGACGCATTTAATCCGTCCGACAAATATCGATAAGCTACTGCTTCCAATATGCCATCCGATGGGTAAATCCACCCGGGTGTTGTTCTTGGTAAACGTTTTGCATagttttttatctttcctcCTTTATGCACAgctcatttcatttttaataacacACTTCTTCATCACACTTTTTCACTTCCTCATGGCTCTAAAATGCAATGCGGTCCTTGTGCTCCAATCTGTAGATCCTTACACGATGGGTAGATTAGTCGCTGCTGCAGGCAATCAGTAAAAGACAGACGCTAGTACTAACGATGAGCCAACGATTCAATGCCGGAACGCAGACTGACGAGCGACGCACCATTTGGAAGGTCACTTACGATGGTAGTAGCCTTGTTGAAAATGCAACAAGCGCATGCAAATCCTTGCACattgcacaaacacactttcCAGCAGAAACACACTTCCTAATAAAATGCACGCCCTTTTCGTGCCGTGGATGAAGGAAATGAAGAGTCCAATGCACCATCGAAGAGCGGGTCAATCTCTTACACCCATCCTTTCGTCGGTTCGCAGAACATCCGTTGGACCGTAGTACGATCGTATACGGATGCACTCATGGATGCTGGTGTACATTAAGCGTTGTATTGATTCCTTCAACCATTAGGAGGCACATTCTTCGGCTTCATCGAAAAGTTCGTCCGGAATGCCACTAACGCAGTGCTCCTCTTTTGGTGGTTGCATGCGAAACGAGCTATCGTTTGCTGGTGCAGCACTTGCAGATTGCATCATAAGATGTTGTTCAATCTCAGCCAAGTATTCCGTACTATGCCTTACTGCAGGGTAGCACATTACCTCAATTAATTTACTCTAGGTTTGATCTCAAGAATGCACCTGCAGCCGGTGCGGCATCCCTGCCTGCTCGGGGATGTAATAAGATAAAATTGTGATTCGCTGGTAAGCTTTGGAAAGCTTTACTGGTACGCTCCATTGATAGGAATGTCCGAAAGCCAATCAAACTTTTATTATGCAATTCACGCTATGTGGATATAACAGGTACCACCGCCATACACTGCACATTCTCTATTCTATGGCATGTTTCATCATGGACGTGGAGCGAAATCAaggaaataacataaaaattattcGCTTTGATTATTATCTCTATTTTATTACGCTAGTAATATAATTCTTAAGTGCATctcttgtttgattttttgctaTGCAATATTAATACttctattaattaattaaatctatTAATTTCCGAAGTTTACTGCTTGCAGTTGATTTCCCTTAACATCCgttgtctttttttacttttttccctTAATAGCTGCCTATGTATGTTTCTAGTTTACCCAAAAGCTAAATAACGTCAAATCATGCTTATTGGAGAATGAAGGCAgttgaaatttgaatttaaattaccATTAGAAAACTAGAACTTATTCATAGTAAAGTAACCCAAAAATACTTAATCGCAATTAAAGTAACATGCATTTcccattaatttatttccatcatATCGTATCCATAAACAAAttcaagttttatttttatttataaacagaaaaaactcaCACTTCATCCTAGGCTGCGTTGGCCTTCCTTTGAaagatttatttgattttaaattacacGAAGCTAGGTAATTTGTTCCGTGCATGGGGATCACAGGTAGATAATTAGTCCTGCATATGAGGTTCTTCAACGGACATGAGCTGATTGCGGAAGagagtgatttattttatagaatacttcaaaaaattgtgaagaaagaaattcaattcaattgcaaacaataattataattaaaagatTCACAAATCTCATactattataaaataaatatgggtgtgtttaaaaatagtttttaaatattaatctcAAAACAATGTAcagaaataaaccaaaaaattaacaaacgaCTCCTCATGGGCAattgaagaaggaaaacaaactccAAACGTAAAATTCGCCAGCAGAGCGCTTTTCTCCGGCACGATCATCATCAATCATTATCACGCTTTTCACATTGTTCCCATCGTCACCATGCCAGCTACACAACTTGACGAACATGGCTCGTCGTCGGAAACTATCCGACCTTATTGGCTCAGTTTCGCCAACTGCTCTGTGCTTCCATTGATCGTCGTCGGGTAATCGAGTAAACAGATTTAACCATGATTAAAGGGACCGGATACGCTCTTGGTCGCGTCAAATCGTACGAACCGTTGCTTACTACCGGCCGGTACTATCGTGCGGTATCATTTCGAAGCATAAATAAGCTGGAACATCATTAAACTCATTTCACAACCGATGCGATACTCGGGCCAATGCTTCTCGTTAGTTATGAGACGGGTTTAAGCGATTTAATCTTCCAATCTACCAAAGCCTCGACCGAACCGAGTGGCCCGAGCCACAAAATCGGTGCTCATCTCGTTCCGCGTTTTTCCATCGCGAAAAAGCTCGCGCTTCTATTGCTATCGCTTTTGCCCGTTTTATGCACACGCTACTTAAATGGGAAAAGCTCATTTCGACCTACCCTTTGAAATCGAGCGTGTATTTAATCTCATCTCGAAATCGGTTCGGTTCTCGGTTgggaccgtttttttttcctttttccccccaaTCAACTCACTAAACCGCTTTCGACCGGGTCAAGAGCAATAGAGGCACTACTAGTTTCGACAGGTCCTTCATAAAACACCGTAACTGACCGAATGGAAGCCGCCGGTACTATATCGTATGCCTTCATTACCTGTGGTGATGAAAAATCGACCTACACAAATTCCGGCGGTTTTTGCAAACGCGTGCGTAtgcaatacattttattttccggTCCTTTACCACGATTAAGGATTGATCACAGCGTGGTTTTCCAACGGCAAGTGGGTCATCATTCATTTACGGGAAATCGGAGCTGATTAGATTTGTTCGCACACGTCGGTCGGTTTTAAGCGGATTTGTGTGCTCTGCGACTGAAAAGTGGTTTCAAGGGTTTGGCACTGTTACATTCAACATTGTCATTCACTTGCGAATTGAACCAACACCATATAAATGATAGTTTTCCTAAAACACCAAGCGAAATTACAGTGAAAACCCTTAATTCTAAAGGACATTAAAGGATTGAAATAAACTATTGCTTTTGCTAGTGCATTCGAATACATACTCTTTTTTATCATCCAGCCAGGCTGAGCCTTTAGAAACTCGTTTATATAATACTATTAGTAAATGCGTATGCGATTTTACAATTACATTCCACACATTAAACACAATCGTTATTGTTGAAATGGCACGAAAGAATGTGAACAAGGTACGTGGAAAACGTGATCGGATCATTATTTTTCTGAATAAACGAATTAATCGGAATAATAAATATCAGATATGGCTCAGACGCGAAGGCAACAATAGCAAACTTGTTTCATTAGTTTAAAGACTGttgtaatattattattgtaaTTTATGTGAGTAACACAATGTTTATAACACTGACATTTATTTTACACGAAAAACGAAGTTgcaatgaatatttaattttatttattaatcatAGTATGACGGCTTTTCGCCATTTGCTCAGTCCTACTTGTGATGAAGTAAAATTTTTTACAGGCATTTTCTCATTAGATTTTTTCTCCTCCTGAGTAGAGAAACATTAGGACATTAggaaattattacaaaattgctaatataataaattataaacgtttaacgatttttttagaTCGTCCACTCGGACAGGGAAGGAGGACCAATCTGAAATGGAGCGAAGGCGTTGATGCTTTCGCAAGAAAGGCCGGGATAATCTCATCACACCACAATTCACTGTACCTGGTTAACTTAACCTTGTGAACTGTATCGTGTAGGTTTAGTAATGTTTAGTCGTATGGTTGAGCGCAATTCAAATCTTAAACATCGTGCCTTCAAACGGCCAATCTGGGATTCCTCCTAAATGCTTTAAGTATTaacatttccttcctttgtttcaaagaaaaacgatTAGGAAACATCTTTCAGAAATACCATAATAGACACCAATACCAATTCATATCGCACCCACAAGTATCTTTGCATTCAGAAACGCCACAAAATTGTAGTCGATCCTCCGCAAACCGAATCGATCGGAATCAAAATCGCATTATTG
Proteins encoded in this window:
- the LOC125766349 gene encoding arginase, hepatic — protein: MLPRIALARLACRAFGTSVSSYCTSSKDPSFATIKPKKINYERIGIVGVPFDKGQRKKGVGLGPKAIRDAGLIDHIQEISPKLNIKDFGDIQYEALNFNGRKVGNMKKLEHVASCSRHLSHQVTEVLDDDRLCITLGGDHAIAIGSIDGHLHHSKDVAVIWVDAHADLNTNSTSPSGNIHGMPVALLARELCDYWPYIPGMDWQEPIISIKNLAYIGLRSVDPYERAIIEKFGINAFGMREVEKYGIREVMRMALERIDPEGERSLHVSYDIDSLDVLEAPSTGTSVRGGLTLREGIYIMEEAYGTGRLAAVDLVEVNPAIGTPEDVRRTVEAAVHLLVAACGHSRKGDIADTLDLLQK